The Cohnella abietis genome has a segment encoding these proteins:
- a CDS encoding sensor histidine kinase, with translation MRLRLDKWIMGFTRSMSLRGKIVVLYVLILLLPTLALSSGAVYLVIQSFHQSYLNTAEEAVKQTSQNVDFSKKSYDLLAVRTATDGELVARLGREYTEMSDIVDTVNYVDRTFLITSKYLPGIADFRIYHTNETLVQDGQLLWRPEERMLSGMVESTWYRESMNSPTPLFWSSVPGNPGQIIITSKILGSNGGLLGMVYILLNYDAVFGELLDHPFNRGSLYIVDDSRRILAATGRADIGKRILLKNWPVSGQDQDALDLNNMQGTRDNHVLDLTGTKELLIVQPLSSHWHLVTIMGMNYLDNQNRTVLIVIVGIITFFLLLSISLMTTIVRNIVRRIRKLGMRMGDLSRGEFEAAVRYSEKDELGELENRFNFMSERLGKLVEDITRASLTEKEQAFKALQAQINPHFIYNSLGLLRWRALDADDQEQIQIIDALTTFYRITLNNGISAIRIRDELEHVRAYLEICQFRYPNKVRVEWEIDEESLNFYTIKTVLQPIVENCYLHGAITRKPGALIRITVVREAEGIRMSVYDNGQGISSTVLQGIETGTYTGKGNGFGMPNIKERLALYFGSDAALTITSEPGAWTLVSIVFPACFTEPMIRRES, from the coding sequence TTGAGATTACGGCTGGATAAATGGATTATGGGATTTACTCGAAGCATGAGCCTGCGCGGCAAAATCGTGGTTCTTTACGTCCTAATCCTGCTGCTGCCCACGCTTGCACTCAGCAGCGGTGCCGTGTATCTCGTCATCCAAAGCTTTCACCAGAGCTACTTGAATACGGCGGAAGAAGCAGTGAAGCAGACGTCGCAGAACGTGGACTTTAGTAAAAAAAGCTACGATTTATTGGCTGTCAGAACGGCGACCGACGGCGAGCTGGTTGCCCGACTCGGACGTGAATACACGGAGATGTCCGATATCGTCGATACGGTCAATTACGTGGACCGCACCTTCCTGATAACAAGTAAATATTTGCCTGGTATCGCGGATTTCCGCATTTATCATACGAATGAAACGCTCGTCCAGGACGGGCAGCTGCTTTGGCGTCCCGAGGAGCGGATGCTCTCCGGAATGGTTGAAAGCACGTGGTACCGCGAATCGATGAATTCTCCTACTCCGCTGTTCTGGAGCAGCGTACCGGGTAATCCTGGGCAAATTATCATTACAAGCAAAATCCTTGGTAGTAATGGTGGTCTGCTCGGCATGGTGTACATTCTGTTGAACTACGATGCTGTTTTCGGGGAATTGCTGGACCACCCGTTCAATCGGGGCAGTTTGTACATCGTCGACGATTCGCGACGTATTCTGGCTGCGACGGGGCGGGCTGATATTGGCAAACGGATTTTGCTGAAAAATTGGCCAGTTAGTGGTCAGGATCAGGATGCGCTGGACTTAAATAACATGCAGGGAACACGGGATAATCACGTTCTGGATCTTACAGGGACCAAGGAGCTGTTAATTGTCCAGCCATTGTCTTCCCACTGGCATCTAGTCACCATAATGGGCATGAACTATTTGGACAATCAGAACCGTACGGTATTGATTGTGATTGTTGGCATTATTACCTTTTTTCTGTTGCTGTCGATTTCACTAATGACGACCATTGTCCGAAACATCGTTCGGCGGATTCGTAAGCTCGGCATGCGAATGGGCGACCTCTCACGTGGTGAATTTGAAGCGGCGGTCCGTTACAGCGAGAAAGATGAGCTGGGTGAACTGGAGAACCGGTTCAACTTCATGTCGGAGCGACTCGGCAAGCTGGTCGAAGACATTACAAGAGCAAGCTTGACAGAGAAGGAGCAGGCGTTTAAAGCACTTCAGGCGCAAATAAATCCCCATTTTATATATAACTCGCTCGGTCTACTTCGCTGGCGCGCACTGGACGCGGACGATCAGGAGCAAATCCAGATCATTGATGCGCTGACGACCTTTTATCGGATTACCTTGAACAACGGAATTAGCGCTATCCGTATCCGGGACGAGCTCGAGCATGTGAGGGCCTATCTGGAAATTTGCCAGTTTCGTTATCCGAACAAGGTGAGGGTCGAATGGGAGATCGACGAAGAGTCGCTTAACTTCTATACGATCAAGACCGTGCTGCAGCCAATCGTAGAAAATTGCTATCTGCACGGGGCTATTACCCGAAAGCCCGGCGCTTTAATTCGTATTACAGTTGTCCGGGAAGCGGAGGGGATTCGAATGTCCGTATACGATAACGGGCAGGGCATTTCATCGACCGTTCTTCAAGGCATTGAGACGGGCACTTATACTGGCAAAGGTAACGGATTCGGAATGCCGAACATTAAGGAACGGCTTGCGCTATATTTCGGAAGCGATGCGGCACTCACGATAACTAGTGAGCCCGGGGCGTGGACGCTCGTGTCGATTGTATTCCCGGCTTGTTTCACGGAGCCGATGATTAGGAGGGAATCGTAA
- a CDS encoding response regulator transcription factor, with translation MLKVLIVDDEPSNIQGLVRYIDWAGLGYEPPVTFESGEEAMEALIETSFDVLISDVSMPGMNGIELVDNAKKCYPHIQVLMISGYNEFEFVQDAINVGAQAYVLKPLKLDEVSSRLTAFRNTLDKMRQVVEQTSALEHKVSSSLKLIKERFASDLIAEMPLTDELLASWGNLMKLPSIELGFQALVFGIDYYWSSGRDAKERMLLGSGFKQMIEIALSDHESVFMAQTHPDEVVVLHLNPTLEEQVVLEKQLSFVQSMMRERYDAPVTIGRSRMGSRWEEAPLIYKEVKFAMAKARLVADGQIVGYDDSDSNEFKDYRLREEWMPNIVRLMEAGDSAKVGEYMNRILELLLSREPVSFSYVQAFGMSFLSELIGTLKGKEGTDDELNILMWRRILDCSSTSQIVELLAEYVDRYMRVEKKAKLNQQHHLMSNIADFIEERLQENWTVKQLAEQFSMNASYLSVLFKREIGKTISDFVQDKRIQRARKLLQDPNIKVYEVADQVGIQTPAYFTYLFKKLVGSTPQEYRDYHYSEDE, from the coding sequence ATGCTGAAGGTGCTTATTGTGGACGACGAACCTTCCAATATTCAGGGGCTGGTTCGTTATATCGATTGGGCTGGGCTCGGCTACGAACCTCCGGTGACTTTCGAATCCGGGGAAGAGGCGATGGAAGCGCTCATAGAGACTTCCTTCGACGTTCTCATCTCCGACGTTTCGATGCCCGGCATGAACGGGATCGAGCTGGTGGATAACGCCAAGAAATGCTATCCCCACATTCAGGTACTCATGATTAGTGGTTACAACGAGTTTGAATTTGTTCAGGACGCCATTAATGTCGGAGCGCAAGCCTATGTACTGAAGCCGCTAAAGCTTGACGAGGTATCTAGCCGACTGACGGCTTTCCGGAATACGCTGGATAAGATGAGGCAGGTAGTCGAACAGACGAGTGCGCTGGAGCACAAAGTATCTAGTAGTCTCAAACTGATTAAAGAACGCTTCGCTAGCGATCTGATTGCGGAAATGCCGCTGACGGACGAGCTGCTCGCCTCGTGGGGGAATCTGATGAAGCTTCCCTCGATTGAGCTGGGGTTTCAGGCGCTAGTGTTCGGAATAGATTATTATTGGTCCTCTGGCCGGGATGCCAAAGAAAGAATGCTGCTGGGGAGCGGGTTCAAGCAGATGATCGAGATAGCGTTGTCCGATCATGAATCGGTATTCATGGCACAGACTCATCCTGACGAGGTCGTCGTGCTGCATTTGAATCCGACTTTGGAAGAGCAAGTCGTGCTGGAGAAGCAGCTATCGTTCGTGCAGAGCATGATGAGAGAACGTTACGACGCGCCAGTGACGATCGGCCGCAGCCGGATGGGAAGCCGCTGGGAGGAAGCTCCTTTGATCTATAAGGAAGTCAAATTCGCGATGGCCAAAGCTCGGCTAGTAGCGGACGGGCAGATCGTTGGATATGACGATAGCGATTCGAACGAATTCAAAGACTATCGGTTGCGTGAGGAATGGATGCCCAATATCGTCAGACTGATGGAAGCTGGTGATTCGGCGAAGGTTGGCGAATATATGAATCGGATACTCGAGCTGCTTCTTTCGCGTGAGCCAGTCTCCTTCTCCTATGTGCAGGCATTCGGCATGAGCTTCTTGAGCGAGCTCATCGGCACCTTGAAAGGCAAAGAGGGAACTGACGACGAATTAAACATTCTGATGTGGCGGCGAATACTGGATTGCAGCAGTACAAGTCAGATCGTTGAGCTGTTAGCCGAGTACGTGGATCGATACATGCGGGTTGAGAAGAAGGCTAAGCTGAATCAGCAGCATCATTTGATGAGCAACATCGCTGATTTTATCGAGGAGAGGCTTCAAGAAAATTGGACGGTTAAACAGCTAGCGGAGCAGTTCAGCATGAATGCCAGCTATCTAAGTGTTCTCTTCAAACGCGAGATAGGTAAAACGATCTCCGATTTCGTGCAGGACAAACGGATTCAGAGGGCTCGCAAGCTATTGCAGGATCCGAATATTAAAGTCTACGAGGTGGCGGATCAAGTAGGCATTCAGACGCCGGCTTACTTCACCTATTTATTTAAGAAGCTAGTGGGCTCAACGCCTCAGGAGTATCGAGATTATCACTACTCTGAGGATGAGTAG
- a CDS encoding sensor histidine kinase, translating into MMAINSYLMQHVRRSFKVRVITIILLSTLIPLFIIGIISYYSIISMLNNKIEGSIKSNLQQTKTSLENIVNSLNYVSQQLAFDQRIYSDLEKLSSATSLFEKSQYEKAIMSTQNFVSFTNPNVGFTFYFYENSNQPIFQDTSLMRKFEPQKLPIMMKLHNTIYYGPHRSVNRYNENEVFSVTRRLEAPGYEGLNVYIESSSQQLFPEQPGFNVKYLIVDQHDRVAYSEYEQQYPVGLELKANELIDDLNVDNDRFLFVGKSSQGWRMVSVIPKESYYKERDTWLMQYVLIAIGSIGLALLLSLFVWKTVITPLSQLRREILNLENSNFHSPAVNTRFNEFDRLLTHFQRMKEQVLGLIVEIEVNEKQKAELEIEKLLHQINPHFIHNTLDTVRWVARTKGDREIDHLVSTLNKLLYYNMGKRRHSTIREEIEAIGDYILLQRMRYDFEFALEIQADESIMDMEIPRFILQPLVENCLYHGLKDDGVIQVGIREENKQFIVISVSDNGAGMDNEKVQALFDPKAASKRSSGFGIGLSYVQRMLKSQFGSNASFIIESTPGEGTKMSISIPFVEGNSDV; encoded by the coding sequence ATGATGGCAATAAACTCATACTTAATGCAGCATGTACGACGTTCATTTAAAGTCCGAGTTATTACGATTATTTTGTTAAGTACGTTGATTCCGCTTTTTATCATTGGAATTATTTCTTATTATTCAATTATTTCGATGCTGAATAACAAAATTGAAGGAAGCATTAAGAGTAATTTACAACAGACGAAGACCTCACTGGAAAATATCGTTAATAGTTTGAATTATGTTTCTCAGCAGTTGGCGTTCGATCAGAGGATATATAGCGATTTGGAGAAGTTGAGTTCGGCAACGAGTCTCTTTGAGAAGTCTCAGTATGAGAAGGCCATTATGAGTACCCAGAATTTTGTGAGCTTTACTAACCCCAATGTCGGATTTACTTTTTATTTTTATGAAAATAGTAATCAACCGATCTTTCAGGATACTTCGCTCATGCGCAAGTTTGAACCGCAGAAATTACCTATTATGATGAAGCTGCATAATACGATTTATTACGGACCGCACCGGTCGGTAAATCGTTATAACGAGAATGAAGTTTTCTCAGTTACTCGGCGTTTGGAGGCTCCTGGATATGAAGGTCTAAACGTGTATATAGAGTCCAGTTCCCAACAGTTATTTCCTGAGCAGCCGGGATTTAATGTGAAGTATCTTATTGTAGATCAGCATGACCGAGTGGCATACAGCGAATATGAACAACAGTATCCAGTAGGCTTAGAGCTCAAAGCTAATGAATTAATAGATGATTTGAATGTGGATAATGATAGGTTTTTATTTGTAGGTAAATCCTCGCAAGGATGGCGCATGGTCTCCGTTATTCCTAAAGAAAGCTATTATAAAGAGAGAGACACCTGGCTTATGCAGTATGTTTTGATAGCAATAGGTTCGATTGGACTTGCTTTGTTGTTGTCTTTATTCGTGTGGAAAACAGTGATCACACCGCTGTCACAGCTCAGGAGGGAAATCCTGAATTTGGAGAACAGCAATTTTCATTCACCTGCAGTGAACACCCGCTTTAATGAGTTTGACAGGCTGTTGACTCATTTTCAACGTATGAAGGAACAAGTGCTGGGGCTCATTGTAGAAATTGAGGTAAATGAGAAACAAAAAGCTGAGCTTGAGATCGAAAAACTGCTTCACCAAATTAACCCTCATTTCATCCACAATACGTTAGATACGGTTCGTTGGGTAGCGCGTACGAAAGGGGATCGAGAAATAGACCATCTCGTGTCTACGCTGAATAAACTGCTTTACTACAATATGGGCAAAAGAAGGCATTCTACAATCCGTGAGGAAATCGAAGCAATTGGCGATTATATCCTTTTACAGAGAATGCGTTACGATTTTGAATTCGCTCTGGAAATACAAGCGGACGAGTCAATTATGGATATGGAAATTCCGAGGTTCATCTTACAGCCACTTGTTGAAAACTGTCTCTATCACGGGCTTAAGGATGACGGTGTAATCCAAGTTGGAATCAGGGAAGAAAATAAGCAATTTATCGTTATTAGTGTGAGCGACAATGGAGCAGGGATGGATAATGAGAAGGTCCAAGCACTATTTGATCCCAAGGCAGCTTCAAAGAGAAGCTCCGGATTTGGAATCGGACTTTCCTACGTTCAGAGGATGCTGAAATCCCAATTCGGCAGCAATGCCAGCTTTATTATTGAAAGTACACCAGGGGAGGGCACTAAGATGTCTATATCTATTCCATTCGTTGAGGGAAATTCCGATGTTTAG
- a CDS encoding response regulator transcription factor: MFRVLLVDDDKMVRKGLIATMPWSEYGFEIVGEANNGESALEFLKQHEVDVLITDLSMPNMNGIELMESVCKIYPGIWIVVLTFHQDFEWIQTSLRLGAIDYIAKVQLEYEQSEAVLERIRSRIRLEQSKRANAVPHVHDTFDRGNGDYVVVYALNETFNISPNDQDSMLIELKKGLWLKKDGDTEKDQQSIVDLLSLQSEQQAVILNLSGFRDYNIDELTGYLLNYLQHSFFYEYEKGKSVYEISGEKVEPAHDAWTGAKWENVMEHWRSLMWVVQEDYYENNMELITSCRPPSHKLESLFYNAKHEWLRIIGEDVFISLPSFRSLRYWCDWKEWIHGARTIMKRKIQKANYSEEISRSILQAVEYIHIDLKREVRIEDLARRVNMSRSYFSQCFKDIVGLATVDYLRKVRMLAAQKLLIQTTNPIHWIAQQCGYLDEKYFSRVFQEYTGTTPSRYRKEHPIGDNSPKKG; the protein is encoded by the coding sequence ATGTTTAGGGTGCTGTTGGTAGATGACGATAAAATGGTGCGAAAGGGACTTATTGCAACGATGCCATGGAGCGAATATGGCTTCGAAATTGTTGGCGAGGCTAATAATGGAGAGAGTGCTCTTGAATTTCTTAAGCAGCATGAAGTAGATGTTCTGATAACGGATCTGTCTATGCCTAATATGAATGGAATCGAGCTTATGGAATCCGTGTGTAAGATTTACCCGGGAATATGGATTGTAGTCCTTACTTTTCATCAGGATTTCGAATGGATTCAGACTTCTCTCAGACTTGGTGCAATTGATTATATTGCAAAGGTACAGCTGGAGTACGAGCAATCGGAAGCTGTGCTGGAGCGGATCAGAAGCCGGATTCGGCTTGAGCAATCAAAGCGTGCCAATGCTGTTCCGCACGTTCACGATACATTCGACAGAGGGAACGGAGATTATGTAGTCGTTTACGCTTTGAATGAAACATTCAACATAAGCCCTAATGATCAAGACAGTATGCTAATTGAGTTGAAAAAGGGGTTGTGGCTGAAAAAGGACGGGGATACGGAAAAGGATCAGCAATCGATCGTTGATCTGTTAAGTCTGCAATCGGAGCAGCAGGCTGTTATCCTAAATCTATCCGGGTTCCGAGACTATAATATAGACGAATTGACCGGATACTTGCTTAATTACTTGCAGCATTCCTTTTTCTATGAATATGAAAAAGGAAAATCAGTATATGAAATTTCCGGAGAGAAAGTCGAGCCGGCTCACGATGCCTGGACAGGTGCTAAATGGGAGAACGTTATGGAGCATTGGCGTTCTCTAATGTGGGTTGTTCAGGAAGATTATTATGAGAATAACATGGAGCTGATAACGAGCTGCCGTCCCCCTTCCCATAAACTAGAGAGCTTGTTCTATAATGCCAAGCATGAATGGCTCCGTATCATCGGTGAGGATGTGTTCATAAGCCTGCCTTCGTTCAGATCGTTGCGTTATTGGTGTGATTGGAAAGAATGGATTCACGGAGCTAGAACAATTATGAAGCGGAAAATTCAAAAAGCCAATTATTCAGAAGAGATATCGCGTAGCATTCTACAAGCGGTAGAATATATCCATATCGATTTAAAGCGTGAAGTTCGTATAGAGGATTTGGCCAGAAGAGTGAATATGAGCCGAAGCTACTTTAGTCAATGCTTTAAGGATATCGTGGGATTGGCTACTGTAGATTATCTTAGAAAAGTAAGGATGTTGGCTGCACAAAAGCTACTCATCCAAACAACTAATCCAATCCATTGGATTGCGCAGCAATGCGGATATTTAGATGAGAAATACTTCAGTAGGGTATTTCAAGAATATACGGGGACAACACCTAGTAGATATCGTAAAGAACATCCGATAGGAGACAATTCTCCTAAAAAAGGTTGA